GTCCAGCAGGAGCTTGCCCAGCCGGTCGGCGTGCCCCCGCGACGGCGGTCAGCTCGGCCACCTTACGCACGTGGGCGAGCGTCTCGTCCCAGGCGTCGGGGCGGTGCAGCGCCCCGAACGCGGTGCCGCCGCAGACCCGCAGACCGCGCGCGTCGAGCTCGGCCTTCAGCCGCCGCGGGTCGGTGGGCAGGTAGCCGTACGGGCCGAGCTCCAGCCACTGGTAGCCGGCCGCGGCCAGCTCGTCGAGGAAGCGGGTGTACGCCACCTGGTGCTCGTCCTCGGGGAACCAGACGCCCCAGGAGTCGGGGGCGGAGCCCAGGCACAGATTGCCCGTGGTGGTGCGGAGAGGGGATGGCGCCGTTGCCATGGCGTTGTCCTTCTGCGGAGGGGGAGGACGGGGTCATCACGGATCGGGGACGGGGCTGGCTGGCGCGCTCTACTAGCGCGCTCTAGTCGAGTACGATGGCCGCTGTCCGAATGTCATGTCAATAGCTTGTTGCCGGGGGATTTCGCGACTGACCGTAAGGTTGGGCCGCGTCGGAAGGTGATCACGGGTGGAAACATCGGGCAGGCAGCGGCCCACCATGGCGGACGTCGCCGAGAAGGCGGGCGTGTCCCGGGCCCTGGTCTCGATCGTCTTCCGCGATCAGCCGGGGGCGAGCCCGCAGACCCGTGACCGGGTGCTGCGCGTCGCCGACGAGATCGGCTACCGGCCCGACAGCGCGGCCCGGCTGCTGGCCCGTGGCCGCAGCCGCACGCTCGGCGTGATGTTCACCGTGCGTCAGCCCTTCCACGCCGACCTCGTCGAGGCCATCTACCCCGAGGCCGAGCGGCTCGGCTATGACGTCCTGCTCTCCGCGACCGCTCAGGGGCGTGGCGAGGCCAAGGCCGTCGAGGCGCTGCTCGGCCACCGCTGCGAGGCGGTGATCCTGCTCGGCCCCGACGCCCAGCCCGCGGACGTCGACGCACTGGGACACCGCACGGTCGCCGTCTCCGTCGGCCGCCGGGTCCCCCACGCCCGCGTCGACAGCGTGCACACGGCCGAGGGCAAGGGCGTACGGCAGGCCATGGAGCACCTCGTCGAACTGGGCCACCGCGGGATCGTGCACATCGACGGCGGCCGCGGACCGGGCTCGGCCGAGCGCCGCCGCGCCTACCGGGCCGCGATGCGCCGCCATGGCCTGGAGCCGGAGCTACGGGTGATCCCGGGTGAGCACACCGAGCAGTCGGGCATCGACGCGGGACGGCTGCTGCTGGCCGAGCGCGATCACGGCCGGCCCCTGCCGACGGCGGTCCTCGCGGGCAACGACCGTTGCGCGATGGGGCTGTTGATGACCCTGGCGCACGCGGGTGTCGAGGTTCCGCGCGATCTGTCGGTCGTGGGCTACGACGACAGCCACCTCTCCCATCTGATGCCGATCGGCCTGACCACGGTCCGCCAGGACGCGGTGCTCATGGCCGAGTACGCGGTGCGGTTCGCCGTGGAGCGGCTGGAGAACACGGTGCCGGAACCGAGAGAGGCGGTGCTGGACCCCAAGCTGACGGTACGGGGCACCAGCGGACCGCCCACGGGTGGCTGAACGCGAGGCGGCTCACCGATTACCCGGGGCTGGAGCGACGCCTGTTGGAACGCGGCTTCCACCACCTGGCGGATGGTGTGAATACGGCTGGGCAGCAGCAGGCCGACGTCGACCAGCTCCTGAGATG
This genomic interval from Streptomyces asiaticus contains the following:
- a CDS encoding LacI family DNA-binding transcriptional regulator yields the protein MADVAEKAGVSRALVSIVFRDQPGASPQTRDRVLRVADEIGYRPDSAARLLARGRSRTLGVMFTVRQPFHADLVEAIYPEAERLGYDVLLSATAQGRGEAKAVEALLGHRCEAVILLGPDAQPADVDALGHRTVAVSVGRRVPHARVDSVHTAEGKGVRQAMEHLVELGHRGIVHIDGGRGPGSAERRRAYRAAMRRHGLEPELRVIPGEHTEQSGIDAGRLLLAERDHGRPLPTAVLAGNDRCAMGLLMTLAHAGVEVPRDLSVVGYDDSHLSHLMPIGLTTVRQDAVLMAEYAVRFAVERLENTVPEPREAVLDPKLTVRGTSGPPTGG